In Acidobacteriota bacterium, a single window of DNA contains:
- a CDS encoding M20/M25/M40 family metallo-hydrolase → MNSKREADKHMQQFYRYVEDHSAGYVQELQSLLREPSIITNTIGMTSTATLIEQIMLRMGCQVRQITCGDSKPYLYGEVGSGPPTILFYNHYDVQPVEPLNEWDFGPFSAEVHDGYVYARGAADNKGSLSAALAAVETYRKVIGDLPFRVKFLFEGEEEVGSYNMERLAQTEKELFQADLCFWGSGVLDNSGHPYISFGLKGMAYIELRCSTLRSDIHSAMAAIVDSPVWRLLYALTSLRDARGTITIDGLDTHVRPVSAEDRDRLVPSDFDPDYFRDLFGIKEFLHSNDPRELMERLFFHPSLNICGIRAGYTKGGTKTIMPREAWANVDLRLVPDLTPELVVNLLRTHLDTLGFGDVELLLKCAIPGYRHQPSADHLARIRQASLETFHSEPSFLPMMAASGPMYHVCAPNRLPVLSFGVAHQGSHIHAPNENIRVHDFIQGIKFIGRVLDLFGCPNRSGI, encoded by the coding sequence ATGAACAGCAAGCGTGAAGCCGACAAACACATGCAGCAGTTCTACCGGTACGTCGAAGACCATAGCGCCGGTTATGTCCAGGAACTGCAATCGCTGCTGCGGGAGCCGTCGATCATCACCAACACGATCGGAATGACTTCGACCGCGACGCTGATCGAACAGATCATGCTCCGGATGGGATGCCAGGTCCGGCAAATCACCTGCGGAGACAGCAAGCCGTATCTTTACGGCGAGGTCGGGTCCGGACCGCCCACCATCCTGTTTTACAACCACTACGACGTGCAGCCCGTGGAACCGCTGAACGAGTGGGACTTCGGTCCCTTCTCCGCGGAGGTGCATGACGGCTATGTTTATGCTCGGGGTGCCGCTGACAACAAGGGCAGCCTGTCTGCCGCGCTGGCCGCCGTGGAAACCTACCGTAAAGTGATTGGTGACCTGCCGTTCCGGGTCAAGTTCCTCTTTGAAGGCGAAGAGGAAGTAGGCAGCTACAATATGGAACGGCTGGCCCAGACTGAGAAGGAGCTGTTTCAGGCTGATCTGTGCTTCTGGGGGTCGGGCGTGCTGGACAACAGCGGCCATCCCTACATCAGTTTTGGGCTGAAAGGAATGGCCTACATCGAGTTGCGGTGTTCCACGCTGCGGAGCGACATCCACTCCGCGATGGCGGCGATCGTCGACAGCCCGGTGTGGCGGCTGCTCTATGCTCTGACTTCACTGCGCGATGCCCGCGGCACTATCACCATCGACGGCCTGGACACCCACGTGCGTCCTGTCTCGGCCGAGGACCGGGACCGCCTGGTGCCGTCGGATTTCGATCCGGATTATTTCCGCGATCTTTTTGGGATCAAGGAGTTCCTCCACTCCAACGATCCGCGTGAACTCATGGAGCGGCTGTTTTTTCATCCGTCGCTCAATATCTGTGGCATTCGAGCGGGGTACACGAAGGGCGGCACCAAGACGATCATGCCGCGGGAGGCTTGGGCGAACGTAGACCTGCGCCTGGTACCGGATCTGACACCCGAGCTGGTGGTGAACCTGTTGCGGACCCATCTGGACACCCTCGGCTTTGGCGACGTCGAGCTGCTGCTCAAATGTGCGATACCCGGTTATCGGCACCAGCCGTCAGCGGATCACCTGGCTCGAATTCGCCAGGCCAGTCTTGAGACCTTCCACTCCGAACCATCATTCCTGCCGATGATGGCGGCCAGCGGGCCGATGTACCATGTGTGCGCGCCGAACCGGTTGCCGGTGCTCTCGTTTGGTGTTGCCCATCAAGGGTCGCACATCCATGCCCCGAACGAGAACATCCGGGTGCACGACTTCATCCAGGGGATCAAATTCATCGGACGGGTGCTCGATTTGTTCGGGTGCCCCAACCGATCGGGCATTTAA
- a CDS encoding DUF362 domain-containing protein: MKDVCFIRSRLTGKRSLLERLEELLEAAGLEFVRPRDLVGIKLSFGERGNTAFLRPPFVRRVVDTLKARGAKPFLTDSNTLYHGHRTNSVDHLILAEEHGFGLTQVGAPIIMADGLRSESYLETDVNLKHFRQVKVGSVVGEMDALVSLSHFKGHLACAFGGTLKNIGMGLGSRSMKQLMHSGTVRPEFADQAACTGCARCATVCQQGVIHIESGKAHFMYERCVGCAECIPACPEEALKILWTEKPEILGEKIAETTYGVLHRLSERCLFVNFLLDITPDCDCFPYNDDPIVPDIGILASRDPVAIDQASVDLFNAEESFAASQIGRRPAGEDKLVALCPEVNWRRQLEYAEEIGLGSRRYRLVDM, encoded by the coding sequence ATGAAGGACGTCTGCTTCATTCGGTCGCGGTTGACGGGTAAGCGCAGCTTGCTGGAACGACTGGAGGAATTGTTGGAAGCGGCGGGGCTCGAGTTCGTTCGGCCACGCGACCTGGTGGGGATCAAGCTGAGTTTCGGCGAGCGCGGTAATACCGCGTTTTTACGACCGCCGTTTGTCCGCCGGGTAGTGGACACACTCAAGGCGCGGGGTGCCAAGCCCTTCCTCACGGATTCCAACACCCTGTACCACGGACACCGCACCAACTCGGTGGACCATCTCATCCTCGCCGAGGAGCACGGCTTCGGACTGACTCAGGTGGGCGCACCCATCATCATGGCGGATGGCCTGCGGTCGGAAAGTTATCTCGAGACCGATGTGAACCTGAAGCATTTTCGTCAGGTGAAGGTGGGCAGCGTCGTGGGTGAGATGGACGCGCTGGTGAGTCTTTCCCATTTCAAGGGGCACCTGGCCTGCGCGTTTGGCGGCACCCTGAAGAACATCGGGATGGGGCTGGGGTCTCGCTCCATGAAGCAGCTGATGCACAGCGGCACCGTCCGCCCCGAGTTCGCAGACCAGGCCGCTTGCACCGGCTGCGCCCGCTGCGCCACGGTCTGCCAGCAGGGGGTGATCCATATCGAGAGCGGAAAAGCCCACTTCATGTATGAGCGGTGCGTTGGGTGTGCGGAATGCATCCCGGCCTGTCCCGAGGAAGCCTTGAAGATCCTCTGGACTGAGAAACCGGAGATCCTGGGTGAGAAAATCGCGGAAACCACCTACGGCGTGTTGCACCGGCTCAGTGAGCGGTGTCTGTTTGTCAATTTCCTCCTTGACATCACGCCGGACTGCGACTGCTTCCCCTACAACGACGATCCCATCGTTCCGGACATCGGCATCCTGGCCTCCCGGGATCCTGTCGCGATCGATCAAGCGTCGGTTGACCTGTTCAACGCCGAGGAGTCGTTTGCAGCCAGTCAGATCGGCCGCCGTCCGGCAGGGGAGGACAAATTGGTCGCACTGTGTCCCGAAGTCAACTGGCGACGCCAGTTGGAATATGCCGAGGAGATCGGTCTCGGCAGCCGCCGATATCGGCTGGTCGACATGTGA